One Hyphomicrobiales bacterium genomic window carries:
- the scpB gene encoding SMC-Scp complex subunit ScpB, which yields MANDTEGATEAGDGEGAAAPGAGGGASRDGERKGSGVVSLLPAPEDREALRALEALIFASSEPVDEATLARQLDPDCNVPELLAGLQRLYEPRGVNLVKRGRGWAFRTAPDLAHLMVRHTVEQRRLSRAALETLAIIAYHQPVTRAEVEEIRGHATSKGTLDVLLELDWVRMRGRRRAPGRPVTYGTTERFLDQFALESLKDLPGLNELKGAGLLDSRLPPGFTVPEPDGLEGLADNEDPLEDDGIGEPELELDPIGDDDEAEPEAEDGDATGGTAAGNARPPGDERSS from the coding sequence ATGGCAAATGACACCGAGGGGGCGACCGAGGCCGGCGATGGTGAAGGTGCCGCGGCGCCGGGTGCCGGGGGTGGCGCGTCGCGCGACGGTGAGCGCAAGGGTTCCGGCGTGGTCAGCCTGCTGCCGGCCCCGGAAGACCGCGAAGCGCTGCGCGCCCTCGAGGCGCTGATCTTTGCCTCGAGCGAGCCGGTCGATGAAGCAACGCTCGCCCGCCAGCTCGATCCCGACTGCAATGTGCCGGAGCTGCTGGCGGGACTTCAGCGGCTTTACGAACCGCGCGGGGTCAATCTCGTCAAGCGTGGCCGTGGCTGGGCCTTTCGCACCGCCCCGGACCTGGCGCACCTCATGGTACGCCACACGGTCGAGCAGCGCCGCCTGTCGCGGGCCGCGCTCGAAACGCTCGCCATCATCGCCTACCATCAGCCGGTGACGCGGGCGGAAGTCGAGGAAATCCGTGGGCACGCGACGAGCAAGGGAACGCTCGACGTGCTGCTCGAACTCGATTGGGTGCGCATGCGCGGGCGGCGGCGGGCGCCGGGCAGGCCGGTCACCTACGGGACGACGGAGCGCTTTCTCGACCAGTTCGCGCTCGAGAGCCTCAAGGATTTGCCGGGATTGAATGAACTCAAGGGGGCGGGACTGCTCGATTCGCGGCTGCCGCCGGGCTTTACCGTGCCCGAGCCGGACGGCCTCGAGGGCCTCGCGGACAACGAAGACCCGTTGGAAGACGACGGCATCGGCGAGCCGGAGCTGGAGCTGGACCCCATCGGGGACGACGACGAGGCGGAGCCCGAGGCGGAAGACGGCGATGCCACGGGTGGGACGGCGGCCGGGAATGCGCGCCCCCCGGGAGACGAACGGTCGAGCTAG
- a CDS encoding DUF815 domain-containing protein codes for MARKPSAGAVTTGGEGAVLERIAAALERLAPPPPPPPDFTLAEAFVWSAPDERFEPVARINRMPIALLRAIDRQAAALLDNTLRFARGLPANNALLWGARGMGKSSLVKAVHAEVRRLEPAARLCLVEIHREDITSLPTCLRHLRAATERFVVFCDDLSFDHDDTSYKSLKAVLEGGIEGRPRNVLFYATSNRRHLLPRDMMENERSTAINPHEAIEEKVSLSDRFGLWLGFHNCSQDDFLAMVRAYASHFGLVVDDERLAAEAKEWSITRGSRSGRVAWQFIQDLAGRLGVPIDA; via the coding sequence ATGGCGCGGAAACCCTCGGCAGGCGCGGTGACGACCGGCGGCGAAGGCGCCGTGCTGGAGCGTATTGCAGCAGCCCTGGAGCGCCTCGCCCCGCCACCACCACCACCACCCGACTTCACGCTCGCCGAGGCATTCGTCTGGTCCGCTCCCGATGAGCGCTTCGAACCCGTCGCGCGCATCAACCGCATGCCGATCGCCCTGCTGCGCGCCATCGACCGCCAGGCCGCCGCCCTGCTCGACAACACGTTGCGCTTCGCCCGGGGCCTGCCCGCCAACAACGCCCTCCTCTGGGGTGCGCGCGGCATGGGCAAGAGTTCACTGGTCAAGGCCGTCCATGCCGAAGTCCGACGGTTGGAGCCGGCCGCGCGCCTCTGCCTCGTCGAAATCCACCGCGAGGACATCACCAGTCTGCCGACCTGCCTGCGGCATCTACGTGCCGCGACCGAGCGCTTCGTGGTCTTTTGCGACGACCTTTCCTTCGACCACGACGACACCTCCTACAAGTCCCTCAAGGCGGTACTCGAGGGCGGCATCGAGGGCCGGCCGCGCAACGTCCTCTTTTATGCGACCTCGAACCGCCGCCACCTGCTGCCGCGCGATATGATGGAGAACGAACGCTCGACCGCCATCAACCCGCACGAGGCGATCGAGGAAAAGGTCTCACTGTCCGATCGCTTCGGTCTCTGGCTCGGCTTTCACAACTGCTCGCAGGACGATTTCCTCGCCATGGTGCGCGCCTATGCGTCGCACTTCGGGCTGGTCGTCGACGACGAGCGCCTCGCCGCCGAGGCCAAGGAGTGGTCGATCACGCGAGGCAGCCGCTCGGGCCGCGTCGCCTGGCAGTTCATCCAGGACCTCGCCGGTCGGCTTGGTGTGCCGATCGACGCCTGA
- a CDS encoding EamA family transporter, with amino-acid sequence MRLTLADYAMGVAVALVWGMGFVFAKAAVAHFPPILLMALRFGVTALALVWFVRPPLAHMGALLVISLIGSALQYSMTFTGLKGLDASATVLVLQLEVPFLTLLGAIFLGERVAIRKWIGIALAFAGVYLIAGEPRVAGALHALLLVMAGAFTWAIGQALIRRLEGVDGLTVTTWVAVLATVELTVISLIFEEGHVEAIRTAGPVVWITVAYMGLVMTALGYWLWNSLIRRHPISSIAPFLLLLPVFSTAGAIVFLGEALTPGLLVGGAIVLAGLALILIEWPRAREVAPGKSA; translated from the coding sequence ATGCGCCTCACCCTCGCCGATTACGCCATGGGCGTTGCCGTCGCCCTGGTCTGGGGCATGGGCTTCGTCTTCGCCAAGGCGGCGGTGGCGCATTTCCCACCCATCCTGCTCATGGCGCTGCGGTTCGGCGTGACCGCGCTCGCGCTCGTCTGGTTCGTGCGCCCGCCGCTCGCGCACATGGGGGCACTGCTGGTGATCTCGCTGATCGGCTCGGCCCTGCAATATTCGATGACCTTCACGGGGTTGAAGGGGTTGGACGCCTCCGCCACCGTGCTGGTCCTCCAACTCGAGGTGCCGTTCCTGACGCTCCTTGGCGCCATCTTCCTTGGTGAGCGGGTCGCGATCCGCAAGTGGATCGGCATCGCGCTCGCCTTTGCGGGGGTCTACCTGATCGCCGGCGAGCCACGCGTTGCCGGCGCCCTCCATGCGCTGCTGCTCGTCATGGCTGGGGCGTTCACTTGGGCGATCGGCCAGGCCCTGATCCGCCGGCTCGAAGGTGTCGATGGCCTTACCGTCACGACCTGGGTCGCGGTTCTCGCCACCGTCGAATTGACGGTCATCTCGCTGATCTTCGAAGAGGGGCACGTCGAGGCGATCCGAACGGCCGGCCCCGTCGTCTGGATTACGGTCGCCTACATGGGGCTCGTCATGACGGCTCTCGGCTATTGGCTCTGGAACTCGCTCATCCGCCGCCACCCGATTTCCTCGATCGCCCCGTTCCTGCTCCTACTGCCGGTGTTCTCGACAGCGGGCGCCATCGTCTTCCTCGGCGAGGCACTGACGCCGGGCCTGCTCGTCGGCGGTGCGATCGTGTTGGCGGGGTTGGCGCTCATTCTCATCGAATGGCCACGCGCTCGCGAGGTGGCGCCCGGAAAGTCGGCCTAG
- the tatC gene encoding twin-arginine translocase subunit TatC: MSDQDIEASRAPLVEHLGELRQRLMWAILAIAVAFVVCFYFATDIYNLLVYPYAVAAGVPIGELKLIQTAPQEWFFTQIKLALFGAMFIAFPVIATQIYMFVAPGLYKNERGAFLPYLFATPVLFALGAALVYFFIMPLAMAFFLSLQPTGEEQVKVELTAKVSEYLGLIMTLILAFGICFQLPVVLTLLARVGLIGSDTLRRNRKYAVVAVFVVAAVLTPPDLISQIGLAVPTLLLYEGSIWAVRIIERRREQESPAEEA, encoded by the coding sequence GTGAGCGATCAGGACATCGAAGCCTCTAGGGCGCCGCTCGTCGAGCACCTCGGCGAACTTCGCCAGCGCCTCATGTGGGCGATTCTGGCGATCGCCGTTGCCTTCGTCGTCTGTTTCTACTTCGCAACGGACATCTACAACCTGCTGGTCTACCCCTACGCGGTCGCCGCGGGCGTGCCGATCGGTGAGTTGAAACTGATCCAGACGGCGCCGCAGGAATGGTTTTTCACGCAGATCAAGCTGGCGCTCTTCGGGGCGATGTTCATCGCCTTTCCGGTCATCGCGACGCAAATCTACATGTTCGTCGCGCCCGGGCTCTACAAGAACGAGCGCGGAGCCTTCCTGCCGTACCTGTTTGCGACGCCCGTGCTCTTCGCGCTCGGCGCGGCGCTGGTCTATTTTTTCATCATGCCGCTCGCCATGGCCTTCTTTCTCAGCCTCCAGCCGACCGGCGAGGAACAGGTGAAGGTGGAGCTGACGGCCAAGGTGTCCGAGTACCTCGGGCTCATCATGACGCTGATCCTGGCCTTCGGGATCTGCTTTCAATTGCCCGTCGTCCTCACGCTTCTGGCGCGCGTCGGTCTCATCGGATCCGACACGCTGCGCCGCAACCGCAAGTATGCGGTGGTCGCGGTATTCGTGGTGGCCGCGGTTCTGACACCGCCCGACCTCATCAGCCAGATCGGCCTCGCGGTGCCGACCCTGCTGCTCTATGAGGGTTCGATCTGGGCCGTTCGGATCATCGAAAGAAGGCGCGAACAGGAAAGCCCGGCCGAGGAGGCGTGA
- the serS gene encoding serine--tRNA ligase, with amino-acid sequence MFDIKWIRENAAAFDGALARRGLAGEAARLIALDDARRAVIARVQDAQTTRNSASKEIGKAKAAGDSARAEALMRQVAEAKAVLATGEDEERRATAALEDALSRIPNLPLAEVPDGKDENDNKEARRWGEPRTFDFTPRQHFEIGEGLGLMDFETAAKISGARFVVLKGEIARLERALANLMLSLHTAPAEGQYGGYTECVVPLLVRDAAAYGTGNLPKFEEDLFRTTNDFWLIPTAEVSLTNFVRDAITDEAELPMRLTAWTPCFRSEAGSAGRDVRGMIRQHQFSKVELVSITTPKQALDEHERMRANAERVLEVLGLPYRTVVLCTGDMGFASAKTYDIEVWLPGQGAYREISSCSVCGDFQARRMGARYRKAGGKELGFVHTLNGSGLAVGRTLIAVLENYQNADGTVTVPEALRPFMGGAEVIGRKG; translated from the coding sequence ATGTTCGACATCAAGTGGATCAGGGAGAATGCGGCGGCGTTTGACGGCGCACTCGCAAGGCGAGGGCTCGCTGGTGAAGCCGCGCGGCTCATTGCGCTCGACGATGCGCGCCGCGCGGTCATTGCCCGGGTGCAGGACGCCCAGACGACGCGCAATTCCGCCTCCAAGGAGATCGGCAAGGCGAAAGCGGCCGGCGACAGTGCACGCGCCGAAGCGCTGATGCGGCAGGTGGCGGAGGCCAAGGCGGTGCTGGCGACCGGCGAGGACGAGGAGCGCCGCGCGACCGCCGCCCTAGAGGATGCCCTCTCGCGCATCCCCAACCTGCCGCTCGCCGAGGTGCCGGACGGCAAGGACGAGAACGACAACAAGGAGGCGCGGCGTTGGGGCGAGCCGCGCACGTTCGATTTCACGCCGCGCCAGCACTTCGAGATCGGCGAAGGTCTCGGCCTCATGGACTTCGAGACGGCGGCGAAGATCTCCGGTGCCCGCTTCGTCGTCCTCAAGGGAGAGATCGCGCGGCTCGAGCGGGCGCTGGCGAACCTCATGCTGTCGCTGCACACGGCCCCGGCCGAGGGCCAATACGGTGGCTATACGGAGTGCGTGGTGCCGCTGCTGGTGCGCGATGCGGCCGCCTACGGCACCGGCAACCTGCCGAAGTTCGAGGAGGACTTGTTCAGAACAACCAACGACTTCTGGCTGATCCCGACGGCCGAGGTCTCGCTGACGAACTTCGTGCGCGATGCGATCACCGACGAAGCCGAACTCCCGATGCGGCTGACCGCCTGGACACCGTGCTTTCGCTCGGAGGCGGGTTCGGCCGGCCGAGATGTGCGCGGCATGATCCGCCAGCACCAGTTCTCCAAAGTCGAATTGGTCTCGATCACGACGCCGAAACAAGCGCTGGACGAACACGAACGCATGCGCGCCAACGCCGAGCGCGTGCTCGAGGTGCTGGGCTTGCCCTACCGGACGGTCGTGCTCTGCACGGGCGACATGGGGTTCGCCAGCGCCAAAACCTACGACATCGAGGTCTGGCTGCCGGGGCAGGGCGCCTATCGCGAAATTTCCTCCTGCTCGGTCTGCGGCGATTTCCAGGCCCGGCGCATGGGCGCGCGCTACCGCAAGGCGGGGGGCAAGGAGCTCGGCTTCGTGCACACCCTCAACGGTTCAGGCCTCGCGGTCGGGCGCACGCTCATCGCGGTGCTCGAGAACTATCAGAACGCCGACGGAACGGTGACGGTACCGGAGGCGTTGCGCCCGTTCATGGGCGGCGCGGAGGTCATCGGCCGCAAAGGCTGA
- a CDS encoding segregation/condensation protein A — MTATHTGEPDPGGDFFSASDRPESAQEGALLVDVAGFEGPLDLLLALARTHKLDLTAISMLELAEQYLAYVEALGPGSLETAADYLVMAAWLAFLKSKLLLPREVGQADEPSGAELAARLAFRLQRLAAMRDAAARLMTRDRLGVIVVGRGAPEAVRHERDSVHAATLHDLVAAYAGLRQRTLPAEVRLPERVVWSIREARERLERLLGETLDWAPLETLMLHYLAPGLDVRGVLASSFGASLELAREGEIELAQTEAFAPLYLRRRHGGTEGPAGGEAVGVQDGTRGGGAPDGK, encoded by the coding sequence ATGACCGCGACGCACACGGGTGAGCCCGATCCCGGGGGCGATTTCTTTTCCGCCTCCGACCGACCGGAGAGCGCACAAGAGGGCGCCCTCCTCGTCGATGTCGCGGGCTTCGAGGGGCCGCTCGACCTCCTCCTCGCGCTCGCGCGCACGCACAAGCTCGATCTCACCGCGATCTCGATGCTCGAACTCGCCGAGCAATACCTCGCCTATGTCGAGGCGCTCGGGCCCGGCAGCCTCGAGACCGCCGCCGACTATCTGGTGATGGCGGCGTGGCTGGCGTTCCTCAAGTCGAAACTGCTGCTGCCGCGCGAGGTGGGGCAGGCGGACGAGCCGAGTGGAGCCGAACTCGCCGCACGGCTCGCCTTCCGCCTGCAGCGGCTCGCTGCGATGCGGGATGCGGCAGCCCGGCTGATGACACGCGACCGGCTCGGTGTGATCGTGGTGGGGCGCGGGGCGCCTGAGGCGGTGCGGCACGAGCGCGACAGCGTGCATGCAGCGACGTTGCACGACCTCGTTGCGGCCTACGCGGGGTTGCGCCAGCGGACCCTTCCGGCCGAGGTCCGGCTGCCCGAGCGGGTTGTCTGGTCGATCCGCGAGGCGCGCGAGCGGTTGGAACGGTTGCTGGGAGAGACGCTGGACTGGGCACCGCTCGAAACTCTGATGCTCCACTATCTCGCCCCCGGGCTGGACGTGCGTGGCGTGTTGGCGAGCAGCTTCGGGGCGAGCCTCGAGCTGGCCCGCGAAGGCGAGATCGAGCTGGCGCAGACGGAGGCATTCGCACCCCTCTATCTCCGTCGCCGTCACGGCGGCACCGAGGGGCCGGCGGGCGGCGAGGCAGTGGGCGTGCAGGACGGGACAAGAGGCGGAGGGGCCCCGGATGGCAAATGA
- a CDS encoding peptidoglycan DD-metalloendopeptidase family protein has translation MGQPRSGAGRAGIREGRLRRKRMRIKPTLTQSRLTDPCPSYRVMGRVVRKAQSLVGLPRTPVLAAAASCILLASCSADVTRFDFPVLGLTEDSSTNSLPVPPESVPRYAPNEQARPYQNEQRDPNWGGTFDSGTARSRELSPDYGARAPEPYPASPSDGGYTYGGAARSTPSYQAPVAEPRSLERRRSYSTSPSAGTRSGAYESEGSATLNSTTSGADETVTVATGDTLYGIARRHGVSVSALMSANGLTNSSIRVGQKLALPGSTAARSLPTRQVETRDVVRETPRVTAGSGEYRVAPGDSLYQIASNHGVSVRDLQDANDISDPTRLKIGQVLTIPGGSRSYTSGGPAFAEARRTGDMPKLPAFEVESPQVDEPVDAPRERTASIDESGGRNLPSAAEATGGGDASLDTGGQFRWPVKGRIVMGFGRRSDGSHNDGINIAVPAGTSVRAAADGVVAYAGSELKGYGNLVLIRHDDNWVSAYAHNESLLVARGDKVRRGQVIAKAGLTGSVDQPQVHFELRKGSKPVDPMEHLASASASN, from the coding sequence ATGGGGCAGCCTCGGTCGGGCGCGGGACGTGCCGGCATCCGAGAGGGCCGGCTGAGGAGAAAACGGATGCGCATTAAGCCCACGTTAACCCAGTCTCGGTTAACTGACCCCTGTCCTTCGTATCGGGTAATGGGGCGTGTCGTGCGTAAAGCTCAATCACTGGTCGGTCTGCCGAGAACTCCTGTGCTCGCCGCGGCCGCCAGTTGCATCCTCCTGGCCAGCTGCAGCGCGGATGTGACGCGCTTCGATTTCCCAGTGCTCGGCCTCACCGAGGATTCATCGACCAACTCCCTGCCGGTGCCGCCGGAATCGGTGCCGCGCTATGCACCCAACGAACAGGCGCGCCCCTATCAGAACGAGCAACGTGATCCCAACTGGGGCGGCACGTTCGACAGCGGTACGGCGCGCTCGCGGGAACTCAGCCCCGACTATGGCGCGCGGGCGCCCGAGCCGTATCCGGCCAGCCCATCGGACGGCGGATATACCTATGGTGGCGCCGCGCGCTCGACGCCGAGCTATCAGGCGCCCGTCGCCGAGCCGCGTTCGCTCGAGCGGCGCCGCAGCTATTCGACGTCTCCGAGTGCCGGGACGCGGAGCGGTGCCTACGAAAGCGAGGGCAGCGCGACGCTGAATTCCACGACCAGCGGAGCGGACGAAACGGTGACGGTCGCCACCGGCGATACGCTCTATGGCATCGCGCGCCGGCATGGCGTCAGCGTTTCGGCGCTGATGTCGGCCAACGGCCTCACCAACTCGAGCATCCGCGTCGGCCAGAAGCTGGCGCTGCCGGGCTCCACGGCGGCTCGATCGCTGCCGACGCGACAGGTCGAGACGCGTGACGTCGTGCGCGAGACGCCGCGCGTGACCGCAGGCTCGGGCGAGTATCGCGTGGCACCGGGTGACAGCCTCTATCAGATCGCCAGCAACCACGGTGTCAGCGTTCGTGATCTGCAGGATGCCAACGACATATCGGACCCGACGCGGCTCAAGATCGGTCAGGTTCTGACCATCCCGGGTGGCTCGAGGTCCTATACTTCCGGCGGCCCGGCCTTTGCGGAGGCGCGCAGGACGGGCGACATGCCAAAGCTGCCGGCCTTCGAGGTGGAGAGCCCGCAGGTCGACGAGCCAGTCGACGCGCCGCGTGAGCGCACCGCCTCGATCGACGAGAGCGGCGGTCGCAACCTGCCCTCCGCGGCCGAGGCGACGGGTGGCGGCGATGCGAGCCTCGATACCGGCGGACAGTTTCGCTGGCCGGTCAAAGGACGCATCGTGATGGGCTTCGGGCGGCGCAGCGACGGCTCGCACAACGACGGCATCAACATCGCGGTGCCGGCCGGCACCTCGGTCCGGGCCGCCGCCGACGGCGTCGTCGCCTATGCCGGCAGCGAGCTCAAGGGGTACGGAAACCTCGTGCTCATCCGCCACGACGACAACTGGGTCTCGGCTTACGCCCACAATGAGAGCCTGCTGGTCGCGCGCGGCGACAAGGTGCGGCGCGGTCAGGTGATCGCAAAGGCCGGACTCACCGGTTCGGTCGATCAACCGCAGGTGCATTTCGAGTTGCGCAAGGGCTCCAAACCGGTCGATCCGATGGAGCACCTGGCGAGCGCCAGCGCCAGCAACTGA
- the surE gene encoding 5'/3'-nucleotidase SurE, translating to MRILLTNDDGIEAPGLDVLQQIASELSSDVWVVAPETDQSGAGHSLTLREPLRCRNVGERIYAVRGTPTDCVIMAVRHLMGGEKPDLLLSGVNRGQNMADDVTYSGTIAGAMEGVLLGIPSIAMSLCIRFQSPDSIHWETPMAHGSGLVRRLLGAGWPSDVLVNVNFPDRPPAEVEGIAITRQGRRDQGLLNIVDRMDTRGHPYYWFGFERSKSPPESGTDLWATQEGMISVTPLHLDLTHEVTRRALAGIAGPII from the coding sequence ATGCGCATTCTGCTGACCAACGACGATGGGATCGAGGCGCCGGGCCTCGACGTGCTCCAGCAGATCGCGAGCGAGCTTTCGTCCGACGTCTGGGTGGTGGCGCCCGAGACGGACCAGAGCGGGGCGGGCCATTCGCTGACGCTGCGCGAGCCGTTGCGCTGCCGAAATGTCGGCGAACGCATCTACGCGGTGCGCGGGACGCCGACCGACTGTGTCATCATGGCGGTGCGCCATCTGATGGGCGGCGAAAAGCCGGATCTCTTGCTGTCGGGCGTCAACCGGGGCCAGAACATGGCCGACGACGTCACCTATTCCGGCACCATCGCGGGCGCCATGGAAGGCGTGCTGCTCGGCATCCCGTCGATCGCGATGAGCCTCTGCATCCGCTTTCAAAGCCCCGATTCGATCCACTGGGAGACGCCGATGGCGCACGGCTCGGGGCTCGTTCGCCGGCTGCTCGGGGCGGGCTGGCCGTCCGACGTGCTGGTCAACGTCAACTTCCCGGACCGCCCGCCCGCCGAGGTCGAAGGCATCGCCATCACCCGGCAGGGCCGCCGCGACCAGGGCCTCCTCAATATCGTCGACCGCATGGATACGCGCGGCCACCCCTACTACTGGTTCGGCTTCGAGCGCTCGAAGTCGCCGCCCGAAAGCGGCACCGATCTCTGGGCCACCCAGGAGGGCATGATCTCGGTGACGCCGCTGCATCTCGACCTCACGCACGAGGTGACGCGGAGGGCCCTCGCTGGCATTGCCGGGCCGATCATCTGA
- the tatA gene encoding twin-arginine translocase TatA/TatE family subunit has product MSLGPWQIILIVVLVVLLFGRGKISELMSDVAKGIKSFKKGISEDEAPKDPKVISADATSAEARDREKTQAS; this is encoded by the coding sequence ATGAGCCTCGGGCCCTGGCAGATTATTCTGATCGTCGTCCTCGTGGTGTTGCTCTTCGGCCGCGGTAAGATTTCCGAGCTGATGAGCGACGTCGCAAAGGGCATCAAGAGCTTCAAGAAGGGCATCTCGGAAGACGAGGCCCCCAAGGATCCCAAGGTCATTTCGGCCGATGCGACGAGCGCGGAAGCGCGCGATCGCGAGAAGACGCAGGCGAGCTGA
- the tatB gene encoding twin-arginine translocase subunit TatB, protein MFDLGWSELLVIAVVAIIVVGPRDLPVLLRNVGRFVGQMRRMANEFTRHFNEAVRESELDDVRKKIGTVTTANPLKDIAQDVKKAVEPVASVADKARAAVAEPSPSAATTGAPPKGTAGGAAPSAGAASPATPAANTPTTASNVTPMPVAAAKTEAASADGTAADGAKRGRVAERAEQAWKAAANDDSANQGG, encoded by the coding sequence ATGTTTGACCTAGGTTGGAGCGAGCTCCTGGTGATCGCGGTCGTCGCGATCATCGTCGTCGGCCCGCGCGACCTGCCGGTGCTGCTGCGCAACGTCGGGCGCTTCGTCGGGCAGATGCGGCGCATGGCCAACGAGTTTACGCGCCATTTCAACGAGGCGGTGCGCGAAAGCGAACTCGATGACGTTCGCAAGAAGATCGGTACGGTGACGACCGCCAACCCGCTCAAGGACATCGCACAGGACGTCAAGAAGGCCGTCGAGCCGGTGGCGAGCGTCGCGGATAAGGCCCGCGCGGCGGTGGCCGAGCCGAGCCCGTCGGCGGCCACGACGGGCGCACCGCCAAAGGGCACCGCGGGCGGAGCCGCGCCTTCGGCCGGTGCTGCGAGCCCCGCCACACCAGCGGCGAACACGCCAACCACGGCAAGCAACGTCACGCCGATGCCGGTGGCCGCGGCCAAGACGGAGGCGGCTTCCGCGGATGGGACGGCGGCGGACGGTGCAAAGCGCGGCAGGGTCGCGGAGCGCGCCGAGCAGGCCTGGAAAGCCGCCGCCAACGACGATAGCGCGAACCAGGGCGGTTGA
- a CDS encoding ATP-binding cassette domain-containing protein, with protein sequence MAGDPQRPWSGRASAAATIAARLRFDAVECRFDGHPAVAGITLEVAPGEIVCLLGPSGCGKTTLLRLAAGIERPSAGRILLDDRVVAGDGQFVPPEARNVGLMFQDFALFPHLSVLENVAFGLRALPKADARSAALAALERVGLARLADLHPHTLSGGEQQRVALARAIAPRPRVLLMDEPFSGLDVQLRELMREETLAILQETRATSVIVTHDPDEALMLGDRIAVMREGRIVQIDTAEELYRHPRDLFVARFFSEVNEVAVRVEQGRLTPNLGDVDIAGMREGETGVLCIRQRGIHLTEPGTGRAGRVRNVRFRGDLAVIEVAVAGLERPLKARVRDGHAPAKGADVGVIFSEGALLLFPDKPGPAGAGDGRRAP encoded by the coding sequence ATGGCGGGCGATCCGCAACGGCCATGGTCGGGGCGGGCGAGTGCGGCTGCAACCATCGCCGCGCGTCTGAGGTTCGATGCCGTCGAATGCCGTTTCGACGGACATCCGGCGGTCGCGGGCATCACCCTCGAGGTGGCGCCCGGCGAGATCGTGTGTCTGCTCGGGCCATCCGGGTGCGGTAAGACGACACTGCTGCGGCTCGCGGCCGGCATTGAGCGGCCGAGCGCGGGACGGATCCTGCTGGACGACCGCGTCGTCGCGGGTGACGGCCAATTCGTGCCGCCCGAGGCGCGCAATGTCGGGCTCATGTTCCAGGACTTCGCGCTCTTTCCGCACCTCAGTGTCCTCGAGAACGTGGCCTTCGGCCTGCGGGCGCTGCCGAAGGCCGATGCGCGCAGTGCCGCGCTCGCCGCGCTCGAGCGCGTCGGTCTCGCGCGCCTCGCCGATCTCCACCCCCATACCCTTTCGGGCGGTGAACAGCAGCGGGTGGCACTCGCGCGCGCCATCGCACCGCGCCCCCGGGTGCTGCTGATGGACGAGCCGTTCAGCGGGCTCGACGTGCAGTTGCGGGAGCTGATGCGCGAGGAGACGCTCGCGATCCTCCAGGAGACGCGGGCGACGTCGGTCATCGTCACGCACGATCCCGACGAGGCACTGATGCTCGGGGACCGCATCGCGGTGATGCGCGAAGGGCGGATCGTGCAAATCGACACGGCCGAGGAACTCTATCGCCATCCACGAGACCTCTTCGTAGCGCGCTTCTTTTCAGAGGTGAACGAGGTGGCCGTGCGGGTCGAGCAGGGGCGCCTCACACCCAATCTCGGTGACGTGGATATCGCGGGCATGCGGGAGGGCGAGACCGGCGTGCTCTGTATCCGCCAGCGCGGCATCCACCTCACAGAGCCTGGAACGGGGCGGGCGGGGCGCGTGCGCAATGTCCGGTTCCGCGGCGACCTGGCGGTGATCGAGGTGGCGGTGGCGGGGCTGGAGCGGCCGCTCAAAGCGCGCGTTCGCGATGGCCATGCGCCCGCCAAGGGGGCCGATGTCGGCGTCATCTTCAGCGAGGGCGCGCTGCTGCTGTTTCCCGACAAGCCGGGCCCGGCTGGCGCCGGAGACGGGCGCCGGGCCCCGTGA
- the yajC gene encoding preprotein translocase subunit YajC yields the protein MLITPAYAQGAPAAGGGDFLFSLLPFVLIFVIMYFLIIRPQQKRMKDHQEMISNIRRRDEVVTAGGLIGRVYKVGDEELEIDLAENVRVKVVKGTITQVRTKGEPVRDKP from the coding sequence ATGCTGATTACGCCAGCCTATGCTCAGGGTGCGCCAGCCGCCGGCGGAGGCGACTTCCTTTTCTCGCTGCTCCCGTTCGTGCTGATCTTCGTGATCATGTACTTCCTCATCATCCGGCCGCAGCAGAAGCGGATGAAGGACCACCAGGAGATGATCAGCAACATCCGCCGGCGCGACGAGGTGGTGACGGCCGGCGGGCTCATCGGGCGCGTCTACAAGGTCGGCGACGAAGAACTCGAGATCGACTTGGCCGAGAACGTACGCGTCAAGGTCGTGAAAGGCACCATCACGCAGGTGCGAACGAAGGGCGAGCCGGTGCGCGACAAGCCCTGA